A region from the Sphingomonas sp. S2-65 genome encodes:
- a CDS encoding ATP-binding protein — protein MKRTTLSERALVLAPRGRDAAIAVDMVREAGLDAAACPSLPALITELDRGAALVIVTEEAVDTADLRPLSTWIADQEEWSDLPFILLTSRGGGLERNPAASRYLGLLGNVTFLERPFHPTTLISLARSALRGRQRQYEARARLVALREGEARYRTLFEAIDVGFCIIEMLFDGDRAIDYRFVEVNPAFARQTGLSDAAGKCIRDLAPALEQHWFDIYGKVAKTGEPVRFENEAAALGYWYDVHAFRVGRPEERRVAVLFNDVSERRNAELALRELNNSLGRRVSDAIAEREMALAQLHEAQKLETVGQLTGGVAHDFNNLLTPITGALDLLGRRYGDDPRSTRLIEGALESAERAKILVQRLLQFARRQALETRAVDIAALIGGMRDLISSSVAGLVELTILAPDDLPPASADPNQLELAILNLCVNARDAMPAGGSLTVAAEQAVVGPLSASTLSPGNYLRLSVIDTGIGMDEATLARAVEPFYSTKELGKGTGLGLSMVHGLAAQLGGAFVLTSAPGRGTRADLYLPVAQGAVDEAPRRLPALEDSPGRPLSILLVDDEDLVRAGTAEMLREMGHEVIEASGGAEALAALQDGLALDAVVTDYMMPRMNGGELAAQLRARRPGLPVLVVTGYAGGDLEINLPQLPKPFRQADLAAALIELVGPGHIVQLAGRAT, from the coding sequence GTGAAGCGCACCACGCTTTCGGAACGCGCGCTCGTGCTCGCGCCGCGCGGCCGTGACGCGGCGATCGCAGTTGACATGGTGCGCGAGGCCGGGCTCGACGCGGCCGCCTGTCCCTCACTGCCCGCGCTGATCACTGAGCTCGACCGCGGCGCGGCCTTGGTCATCGTCACCGAGGAAGCGGTCGACACCGCCGATCTGCGCCCGCTATCCACTTGGATCGCGGATCAGGAGGAATGGTCCGACCTTCCGTTCATTCTGCTGACCAGCCGCGGGGGCGGGCTCGAGCGCAACCCCGCCGCCAGCCGCTATCTCGGCCTTCTCGGCAACGTCACCTTCCTGGAGCGGCCATTCCATCCGACGACCCTGATCAGCCTCGCGCGATCGGCGCTGCGCGGCCGGCAGCGGCAATATGAGGCGCGTGCCCGGCTGGTCGCGCTCCGCGAAGGCGAGGCACGCTACCGCACGCTGTTCGAAGCGATCGACGTCGGCTTTTGCATCATCGAGATGCTGTTCGATGGCGACCGCGCCATCGACTACCGGTTCGTCGAGGTGAACCCCGCCTTTGCGCGACAGACCGGTCTGTCGGACGCCGCCGGCAAGTGCATCCGCGACCTCGCCCCGGCTCTGGAACAGCATTGGTTCGACATCTATGGAAAGGTGGCCAAGACGGGCGAGCCGGTGCGCTTCGAAAACGAAGCCGCGGCGCTCGGATACTGGTACGACGTACACGCGTTTCGCGTCGGCCGCCCTGAGGAGCGCCGCGTCGCCGTCCTGTTCAACGACGTTTCGGAGCGGCGCAACGCCGAGCTCGCGCTCCGGGAGCTCAACAACTCGCTCGGCCGCCGGGTCAGCGACGCGATCGCCGAGCGCGAAATGGCCCTGGCGCAGCTGCACGAGGCGCAGAAGCTCGAGACGGTCGGCCAGCTGACCGGCGGCGTCGCGCACGACTTCAACAATCTTCTCACGCCGATCACCGGCGCGCTCGACCTTCTCGGACGGCGCTATGGCGATGATCCACGCTCGACTCGCCTGATCGAAGGTGCGCTGGAATCCGCCGAGCGCGCCAAGATACTCGTGCAGCGGCTGCTGCAGTTCGCGCGGCGACAGGCGCTGGAGACACGCGCGGTCGATATCGCCGCGCTGATCGGCGGCATGCGCGACCTGATCTCCAGCTCGGTCGCCGGCTTGGTCGAGCTCACGATCCTTGCCCCCGACGATCTGCCGCCCGCTTCGGCCGATCCCAACCAGCTCGAACTTGCGATCCTGAACCTGTGCGTCAATGCCCGCGACGCGATGCCGGCGGGCGGCTCCCTCACCGTGGCGGCGGAGCAGGCCGTGGTCGGTCCGCTTTCGGCGTCCACGCTGTCTCCGGGCAACTATCTGCGGCTCTCGGTGATCGACACCGGCATCGGCATGGACGAGGCGACGCTCGCGCGCGCGGTCGAGCCTTTCTATTCGACCAAGGAGCTCGGCAAGGGAACAGGCCTGGGACTTTCGATGGTGCATGGCCTGGCGGCGCAGCTCGGCGGCGCCTTCGTCCTGACCAGCGCGCCCGGCCGCGGCACCCGCGCGGACCTTTATCTTCCGGTCGCGCAAGGTGCGGTAGACGAAGCGCCGCGGCGGCTGCCTGCGCTTGAAGACAGCCCTGGGCGGCCACTGTCCATCCTTCTGGTCGACGATGAGGATCTGGTGCGCGCCGGCACCGCGGAAATGCTCCGGGAGATGGGGCATGAAGTCATCGAAGCCTCCGGCGGAGCCGAGGCCCTGGCCGCGCTGCAGGACGGCCTGGCCCTCGACGCGGTCGTTACCGACTACATGATGCCACGCATGAACGGAGGCGAACTCGCGGCCCAATTGCGTGCACGGCGCCCGGGCCTGCCGGTGCTTGTCGTAACGGGCTATGCGGGCGGGGACCTCGAGATCAACCTACCCCAACTCCCCAAGCCCTTCAGGCAGGCCGACCTGGCGGCGGCGCTGATCGAGCTGGTAGGACCCGGGCACATCGTGCAGCTCGCCGGGCGGGCGACCTGA
- a CDS encoding ATPase domain-containing protein gives MQQEAPVDARTGIVGLDDVLSGGLQRSRTFLLEGNPGTGKTTIAMQFLMAGAQLGERCLYITLSETEDELRSSAASHGWQLAGIEVFELIPPENLLDEDQQQSLLYSSDLELGETTRRIFEAFERLQPERVVLDSLSEIRLLAQSSLRYRRQILALKHYFAKSGATVLMLDDLTTDVNDKTVHSVAHGVIRLEELAPEYGAERRRMRVVKYRGRRFRGGFHDITIETGGLCVYPRLISAEHKTDFAREVLATDSPELNDLLGGGVECGSSVLVLGPAGTGKSILSLTFLKTAAQRGERAAMFVFDEEVGSLIQRANGLGIDLRAMMDSGALVLEQVDAAELTPGEFSARVRRCVEEQGARTIVVDSLNGYQAAMPGEHALVLHLHELLQYLNRQGTTTFLTVAQHGLVGDMQSPVNITYLADTVILLRYFEATGRVRRAISVVKKRTGPHEDTIREYRIGSRGVTLGEPLTRFQGILRGVPELLGNGDVLKNGDA, from the coding sequence GTGCAGCAAGAGGCTCCGGTGGATGCGCGGACGGGGATCGTCGGCCTCGACGATGTGCTGAGTGGCGGACTCCAGCGTAGCCGGACGTTTCTTCTGGAAGGCAACCCGGGCACCGGCAAGACGACGATCGCGATGCAGTTCCTGATGGCCGGCGCGCAATTGGGGGAGCGCTGCCTGTATATCACTTTGTCCGAGACCGAGGACGAACTACGGTCGTCGGCCGCCTCGCATGGGTGGCAGCTCGCCGGTATAGAAGTCTTTGAACTGATCCCGCCGGAGAACCTTCTCGACGAGGACCAGCAGCAGAGCCTGCTATACTCGTCGGATCTGGAGCTGGGGGAAACCACTAGGCGGATATTCGAAGCGTTCGAGCGATTGCAGCCCGAACGGGTCGTGCTCGACAGCCTGTCCGAAATCCGGCTGCTGGCGCAGAGCTCGCTGCGCTATCGCCGGCAGATCCTGGCTCTCAAGCACTATTTCGCGAAGAGCGGTGCGACGGTGCTGATGCTCGACGATCTCACCACCGACGTGAACGACAAGACCGTGCACTCAGTCGCGCACGGCGTCATCCGGCTGGAGGAACTCGCGCCCGAATATGGCGCCGAGCGCCGCCGCATGCGCGTGGTCAAATATCGAGGACGGCGCTTTCGCGGCGGCTTCCACGACATCACGATCGAGACCGGCGGACTGTGCGTTTACCCCCGCCTCATATCTGCCGAGCACAAGACAGACTTCGCGCGCGAGGTCCTAGCGACGGATTCGCCCGAGCTCAACGACTTGTTGGGGGGCGGCGTCGAATGCGGATCGAGCGTACTCGTGCTTGGTCCGGCGGGCACCGGCAAGAGCATCCTGTCGCTGACGTTCCTGAAGACCGCCGCCCAGCGTGGCGAGCGTGCGGCGATGTTCGTGTTCGACGAGGAGGTCGGCTCCCTGATCCAGCGGGCGAACGGGCTGGGCATCGATCTTCGGGCGATGATGGACAGCGGCGCGCTGGTGCTCGAGCAAGTCGATGCCGCCGAACTGACCCCCGGCGAGTTTTCCGCCCGGGTCCGGCGCTGCGTCGAGGAGCAGGGTGCGCGGACGATCGTGGTCGACAGCCTGAATGGCTACCAGGCGGCCATGCCGGGCGAGCACGCGCTGGTGCTCCACCTCCACGAGCTCCTTCAATATCTGAACAGGCAGGGGACAACGACCTTCCTGACCGTCGCGCAGCACGGTCTGGTCGGCGACATGCAGTCGCCAGTGAACATCACCTACCTGGCCGACACGGTCATCCTGTTGCGCTATTTCGAGGCGACGGGCCGGGTGCGCCGCGCCATTTCTGTGGTGAAGAAGCGTACCGGCCCGCATGAGGACACGATCCGCGAATACCGGATCGGCAGCCGCGGCGTGACGCTCGGCGAGCCCCTTACCAGGTTCCAGGGCATCCTCCGCGGCGTGCCGGAACTCCTTGGAAACGGAGATGTCTTGAAGAACGGCGACGCGTGA
- a CDS encoding Glu/Leu/Phe/Val family dehydrogenase: MVDVPHDSATPPENVYLLQDADTGLDGVIVLHSTRRGPAAGGCRVWRYADRAQMVGDAMRLAEAMTYKNALADLPLGGGKAVLNLPAGNVNRPRLFAAFGRAVARLEGAYVTAEDVGTSVADMEMVRAETRHVAGLSPQGGRPGGDPSPWTALGVFASMQEAARRRLGGDLQGVTVAVQGLGNVGAALCALLHDAGARLIVAEPRPGVAAELACRFGAEIMNRDAILDARCEIFAPCALGGVLDRRGVERLRAQVVCGGANNVLATLEDGDRLADRGILYAPDYVVNAGGIINVAAEYLGWSAAMAAERVQATGQRLAQVLDHAERQGLAPHRAADALARARITLVSLGPARKAA; encoded by the coding sequence ATGGTCGATGTCCCGCATGATTCCGCCACCCCGCCCGAGAACGTCTACCTCCTCCAGGATGCCGACACCGGACTCGACGGCGTGATCGTGCTGCATTCGACGCGGCGGGGGCCTGCCGCCGGTGGATGCCGGGTCTGGCGCTATGCCGACCGGGCGCAGATGGTCGGCGATGCGATGCGGCTCGCCGAGGCGATGACCTACAAGAACGCGCTGGCCGATTTGCCGCTGGGCGGAGGAAAGGCGGTGCTGAACCTGCCGGCAGGCAATGTGAACAGGCCCAGGCTGTTCGCTGCGTTCGGCCGGGCGGTGGCCAGGCTGGAGGGCGCCTATGTCACCGCGGAGGATGTCGGGACCAGTGTCGCAGACATGGAAATGGTTCGCGCCGAGACCCGGCACGTTGCCGGGCTGTCGCCACAGGGCGGCAGGCCCGGGGGTGATCCTTCGCCCTGGACCGCCCTGGGCGTGTTCGCCTCGATGCAAGAGGCCGCTCGGCGCCGGCTGGGCGGTGACCTCCAGGGAGTTACGGTGGCAGTGCAGGGGCTCGGCAATGTCGGTGCCGCACTGTGCGCACTGCTGCACGATGCCGGCGCACGGCTGATCGTCGCCGAGCCGCGGCCCGGGGTCGCGGCCGAACTCGCCTGCCGGTTCGGAGCCGAGATCATGAACCGGGACGCGATCCTCGATGCCCGTTGCGAGATCTTCGCGCCGTGTGCCTTGGGCGGCGTCCTCGATCGCCGCGGCGTCGAACGGCTTCGCGCGCAGGTCGTGTGCGGCGGCGCCAACAACGTCCTCGCAACCTTGGAGGACGGAGACCGCCTGGCCGATCGCGGGATCCTCTACGCCCCCGATTACGTCGTGAACGCCGGCGGGATCATCAACGTGGCCGCCGAATATCTCGGCTGGAGCGCGGCGATGGCGGCCGAACGGGTGCAGGCTACCGGACAGCGCCTTGCGCAGGTCCTGGATCATGCCGAACGCCAGGGGCTCGCGCCGCACCGCGCGGCGGACGCACTGGCGCGCGCGCGGATTACGCTGGTTTCACTCGGGCCGGCTCGCAAAGCCGCTTGA
- a CDS encoding Lrp/AsnC family transcriptional regulator — MPQKLDAFERKILHVLQEDASIPTAKLGEMVGLSSSPCWRRVDRLEKEGIITRRVALVDRQKVGLNAHIFAQVKLNAHGRANLDEFAAAIRSFPEVLEAYVLMGVFDFMLRIVAADIDAYERFFFTKLSKLTGIQEINSTVALSQVKATTALPIS, encoded by the coding sequence TTGCCTCAGAAACTCGACGCGTTCGAACGCAAGATCCTGCACGTCCTGCAGGAGGATGCCAGCATACCCACCGCCAAGCTCGGCGAGATGGTGGGGCTGTCCAGTTCGCCCTGCTGGCGCCGCGTCGACCGGCTGGAAAAGGAAGGGATCATCACTCGGCGGGTCGCATTGGTCGATCGGCAAAAGGTCGGCCTGAACGCGCACATCTTTGCCCAAGTCAAATTGAACGCCCATGGCCGTGCCAATCTCGACGAGTTCGCCGCGGCGATCCGGTCGTTCCCCGAGGTGCTAGAGGCCTATGTACTGATGGGTGTGTTCGACTTCATGCTGCGGATCGTCGCGGCCGACATCGATGCCTATGAACGCTTCTTCTTCACCAAGCTTTCGAAGCTGACTGGCATCCAGGAGATCAATTCGACTGTCGCGCTGTCGCAAGTGAAGGCGACGACCGCGCTGCCGATCTCCTAA
- a CDS encoding dipeptidase has product MRSTFFSPPPEGKGDQPQAGGGVVATGGIARGQYPSTASRSPSPSGGGLALALSLLLSGCAATQHAGSARTHADFLTLDTHLDTPLHFARPGWSFAGHHDPATDLVQVDIERMEAGALDGGFFAIYTEQGPLTAKGYADALAFARGRSDLIDTTLAKFPDRIGRALTPEDARRLDGAGKLVAFKSMENSYPLGEDLSLLQEFHKRGVRLAGPVHGANNQFADSSGDKAKWGGLSPLGRKWVVEMNRLGMVIDASHASDAAFDQMLEQSKTPLLLSHSSGRWAFDHPRNLDDGRIRKLAAKGGAICVSTIFLSNMNMGPEREALFTQYEHLDGMTPAQQADHARKWRALDATAPLWNADFERYMAMVLHVIGVAGVDHVCFGADWDGGGGLAGIDDISALPKVTERLRAAGYSDADLAKMWSGNILRVLGEAERAGGTR; this is encoded by the coding sequence ATGAGAAGTACTTTTTTCAGTCCTCCCCCGGAGGGGAAGGGGGACCAGCCGCAGGCTGGGGGAGGGGTAGTCGCCACAGGCGGTATCGCTCGCGGACAATACCCCTCCACCGCTTCGCGGTCCCCCTCCCCCTCCGGGGGAGGATTAGCGCTAGCTCTGTCCCTGCTGCTTTCCGGCTGCGCGGCGACGCAACATGCGGGGTCGGCGCGCACGCATGCCGATTTCCTGACGCTCGACACCCATCTCGACACGCCGCTGCACTTCGCCCGGCCAGGCTGGAGCTTTGCCGGGCACCATGATCCGGCGACCGACCTGGTGCAGGTCGATATCGAGCGGATGGAGGCTGGCGCGCTGGATGGCGGCTTCTTCGCGATCTATACCGAACAGGGGCCGCTCACGGCCAAGGGCTATGCCGATGCGCTCGCCTTCGCGCGGGGCCGCTCGGACCTGATCGACACGACGCTGGCCAAATTCCCCGACCGGATCGGCCGGGCGCTCACCCCGGAAGACGCGCGGCGGCTGGACGGCGCGGGCAAGCTGGTCGCGTTCAAGAGCATGGAGAACAGCTACCCGTTGGGCGAGGACCTCTCGCTGCTCCAGGAGTTCCACAAGCGCGGCGTGCGGCTCGCGGGCCCGGTGCACGGCGCCAACAACCAGTTCGCCGATTCCTCCGGAGACAAGGCCAAATGGGGCGGTCTCTCTCCCCTCGGGCGCAAATGGGTGGTGGAGATGAATCGGCTGGGGATGGTCATCGACGCGAGCCATGCCTCGGACGCGGCGTTCGACCAGATGCTCGAACAGTCGAAGACGCCGTTGCTGCTCTCGCATTCCAGCGGGCGTTGGGCGTTCGATCATCCCCGCAACCTCGACGATGGCCGCATCCGCAAGCTGGCGGCGAAGGGTGGGGCGATCTGCGTCAGCACGATCTTCCTGTCCAACATGAACATGGGGCCGGAACGCGAGGCGCTGTTCACGCAGTACGAGCATCTCGACGGAATGACTCCCGCGCAACAGGCCGACCACGCTCGCAAGTGGCGCGCGCTGGATGCGACCGCGCCGTTGTGGAACGCCGATTTCGAGCGCTATATGGCGATGGTGCTCCATGTCATCGGCGTGGCCGGGGTCGACCATGTCTGTTTCGGGGCGGACTGGGATGGCGGCGGCGGGCTGGCGGGGATCGACGATATCTCGGCATTGCCCAAGGTGACCGAGCGGCTGCGCGCGGCCGGCTATTCGGACGCGGACCTCGCCAAGATGTGGAGCGGCAACATCCTGCGGGTCCTCGGTGAAGCCGAACGTGCCGGTGGCACGCGTTAG